The Persephonella sp. KM09-Lau-8 nucleotide sequence TCACGATGATAAAACTATCAGAATTTGATTACCATCTTCCTGAAGAGCTTATAGCAAAGTATCCTGTAGAGCCGAGGGATAGCTGCAGGCTTATGGTTCTGGACAGGAGAAACCAGAAAATAGAACATCGGATATTCAGGGATATTGTAGATTATCTAAAAGAGGGGGATTTACTGGTTCTAAATGATACAAAGGTTATACCTGCAAGGCTTATAGGCAGAAAAACCACAGGGGCAAAAATAGAGGTTTTGCTTTTAAGACCCTACACAGATAATGAGTGGGAAGTTTTAATCAAAAATATCAAAAGATTAAAGCCGGGACAGGAAGTTATATTTGGGGAGGATTTTAAAGCTGTTCTACTGGAAAAATATCAGGAAGGAAAAGCCAGAGTAAAGCTGATCGGGGATAATATAAAAGAGCTTATCAACAAATACGGCCATATACCTCTGCCTCCTTATATAGAAAGGGAGGACGAGGACAGAGATAAAGAAGCCTATCAAACAGTTTTTGCCAGAAAGGAAGGGGCTGTGGCATCTCCAACAGCTGGACTACATTTTACACAGGAGCTTTTGAAAAAACTTGAAGAAAAAGGAATAAAGAAAGCCTTTTGCACTCTTCATGTAGGGCTGGGAACATTCAGACCTATACAGACAGAAGATATAACAAAACATAAGATGCATGAGGAGTATTACCAGATTCCAGATGAAACATTACAGGCCATAAGGAAAACAAAAGAAAAAGGCAAAAAAGTTATAGCTGTCGGAACAACAGTTGTTAGAACTCTGGAAACTTATGCCCAAACAGGAAAAAAAGAGGGTTTCAGTGATATATTCATATATCCTCCATATCAATTTAAAATGGTTGATGCTTTAATAACCAACTTTCATCTTCCTAAATCCACATTAATACTTCTTGTGTCTGCCTTTGCAGGCAAAGATTTTATTTTTAAAGCTTACAATGAAGCAATCCAGCAAAAATACCGCTTTTTCTCATATGGAGACGCAATGCTAATACTCTGATTATTCCTCTTCTTCTTTTCTATACTCAAAAATGATTTCTATTACCAGCATAATTATAGAAATTACATTTGCTACAGCAGCACCTATTGCAAGACCAATAGCCAGTGGAACATGAGTTCCTGTGAAGTAAAGAATAGTTGCAGGTATAAGATGTAGATCCGCAACTAACGCAGTCGCCAGTAGCTCTGCTGCAAGTATTTTTTTAGCTCCAAATTTAAGAACCGTTGCCAGCAGGTTAACACCTATCGCAATTATTAGCTGATAAGGATCATGACTGAATATAAAACCCACATTACTGGTAAGAGCAAGGAATATAAAAAAGTCTGACCATACTTTTCCCCAGTTAATCATTTGCCTTTACCTCTTCTTTTTCTTCCTGTTTTATATGTTCCTCAAAGAAAACCTCAGCTCTTTTGAGGGCTTTTGGATGTCCCAAAACTATTAGAGAATCTCCTTCTTTTATTTCTGTATCGCCGGAAGGGGCTATCTTCATTTTTCCGTCTTCTCTAATAATTGCCACTATTGTTGCCCCTGTTTCCTGTCTCATATGAATATCTTTGAGTTTTTTGCCTATCAGGTCAGAGTTTGGTTCAACCCTTATTTCCATAATATCAATATCCGTTCTTTCTCCATAGGCAATCTTTTCAAGGAAACCAGAAAGCACAGGAGAAGGTGGATGGAGAACAAAAGAGGTTAACCTTCTTCCTACAGCCACATCTGGAACTATAACCTCATTGGCACCAAGAAGTTTCATCTTTTCTGCAGCTCCTTCGGTTGTCGCTGTTGCAAATACATAAAAATTATCTTTGTCCGGTCTAATCAGCCTTGCTGTAACTATAACTGATATATCCTGTGTGTTTTCCTCAAATGCTGTTACCAATCCCTTTGCCTTTTCTATACCAACTCCAAGAAGGACTGACCTTTTATGTGGCTCATCAATAACGTAAAATTCCACACCAAAATCAATTATCTCCTGCTCTTTCGCAGGGTCAGGCTCAATCAGGACAAACTTGATTTTTCTTTTTTTCAGATTTTTCATTACTTCTCTGGTAATGCCATTAAAACGACAGATTATATAGTGGTCTTTTAGTTGCTCCATCCTTCTATACATCCTCCAGTATCTAAAGATTTCATTTATATTGCTGGATAAAAATACATTAACGGTCATAACAAGACCATACATATAAACAAGGGGTATTGTTATTATGATAAAGACAGTTGCAAAAAATCTATTTATCATAAGATGCTCAGGGTCAACATCATACCCTTCTGTATAGCCAACAGTGGAGAATGTGATTACTGTATGGAAAAAGTAATTAAGAACACTTCTTCCATCACTTTTGTTGTTTATAATCATGAGCATTAATACGCCCAGTGTGGTAAAGAAAATAACAGTCATTAAAGGATATCTTAGCTGGAAAAGGATGTTGTAGAACTTTTCCTCATATATAGCTCTGTAATTTTTAGGTTTTACATTACCGTATGGTTTTTGTTTTTTCTTTTTTTTAGCCATTTTAGAAGTTCTCTAAGAGTTTTTCTAAGTTGCTCTGTCTAATTTTCCCTAAAATTCTGTTTACATACTTTCCGAGAATATCAAACTCAATATTTACCTTATCTCCTATTTTTTTATACTGAAGAGTTGTGCTTTGTAATGTGTGGGGAATTATATTTATGGAGAAACTATTCTCGCTGATTTCATTTATAGTAAGACTGATACCGTCTATTGCTATTGAGCCTTTTTCCACAATTAGATTGGAATATTCAGAAGGAAATGAAAAAATAAACTCTGTATGCTCTCCTCTGGGGGTAATATTTCTGATTTCTCCTACAGTATCTACATGACCCTGAACTATATGCCCTCCAAGTCTGTCTGAAGGTCTTAACGCCCTTTCCAGATTTACATAATCGCCTATTTTCAGATATCGGAATGTTGACCTGTTCAGAGTTTCTGGGGATACATCAAATTTGAAATAATTATCTCCCAGTTCTGTTATTGTTAAGCAGACTCCGTTTATTGCAATACTATCTCCTATCTGGGAATCTTCAAGGATTTTCTTTGCAGAAACTTTTATTTCTATACCATTGACTTGTGGTTTTATTTCCTGTATTTTACCAATTTCCTCAATCAGTCCGGTAAACATTATTTTCTTCCATATATTGTCTGGTATGCTTTGTAGTTTGTATAAACATATTTTACATAATACCTTGTTTCTCTGTAAGGTAAAAGTTCAACAAATTCTTCAATATTTTTTATTTCGTATCTTTTTAGAGTTCTTCTTACTGTCCCATCACCACCATTATATCCACCTGCAATATAAAATATATTGCCTTTAAACATTCTGTCTAAGTATTTTAAATACCATCTGCCATATTCTATATTTTTGGAAGGTTCAAAAAGCTGGACAATATCAAAATTTCTGTCTTTTTTCTGCTGAGCTATCCATCTGGCAGTAGGAGGAATTATCTGCATAAGCCCAACAGCATTAGCAAAGGAAACAACATAAGGGTCAAAAAAGCTTTCTCTTCTCATAATGGCATAGGTTAAATTGTCGGTGGCATATTTTAAGAATGGTTTTGGATATGCATAACGGACAAGATATTTCCTGTCTGATAATTTTCTGGCAGCAAGTTCAGGGAAAACCGCAGCAATAGATTCTACTCCGTGTTTTTTCATAAAATATCTGGCTTCTATATAAGCAGCTTTGTAATCTATAGGTTTAAGCTTTGCAATCATATCAAGGGTTTTGCTCTGATAGAATTTCAGGAACATAGGTTTTCCTTCAAATAATGGTAGTCCTAATTTTTCTCTGGCTCTGATTACATAGAAATCTATTTTTTTGATTGAAGCAGCTTTTTTTAAATATTTATAGGCTTTTGTTCTGTTTATGTCTTTGTAGGATAAATATAGCCAGTAATAGACTTTGGGCTTTTCTGAGAAATATCTTATATTTTTTTCCAAAATTTCTGCTGCTTTGTTTTTCTTCCCATGTATATAGTAATAAAGGGACAAAAACCATAGCTTATTTGAGTAATATCTGCTTTTTTCCGGAATAAATTGTGAATAGTAGAAAAAATCTTTATATTTTTGGAGATAAAAACTTTTTTTCATCAGATAGTTTGCTGCCTTCCAGATTAACTTTTTGTCATTGTATTTCAATAGCTCTTTAAAATACTTTTTTTTCTCTGACATTTTTCTCTGGAAGAAAATATATGAATAGACTGCAGAAGCTCTATACTTACCTTTTAGCAGAGAAATAAAATATTCAGCCTTCTGGTATTCCCTATTTTTCATATACAAAAGAGCACTATAAAGATATTTTTTCTGCCCATCTTTAATATATGGAAGCAGATATATTGCCTTTGTGAACATCCTTTTTGCTGCAAGTCTGTCTAAAACATTAAATTTTTCTTCTTCAGATAAAATATTGATATTCTCAAAAACCACAGGATATCCATAAAACCTATCGTAAGGGAAATAAAGAGATATTTTTTTAGCTTCTTTTATAGGGTCTTTTTTTAAAGACTTATCAATCTGGTATTTTAAATAGTAGTAAAAGGGAATATCATCCTTAAAAAGTGCCTCTTTGTCTATTTTTGACCAGTATTCAAGGGCAAGCTTAGGGTTTTTAAACCTGTTTATAGAAGCAAGATATAGATAAAAATAGCTATAAACAGCTGTATTCTTAAATTTTTCCATTTCAGGTAATAAATCTGAATAGTCTTCTTCTGCATAAACTCTGGTTCGAAGCAAATAATAAAGTGCATAAGGATATAAAGGGTCTGTCTGATTTATCTGAGAAAAGCACTGTTTAGCCTGTAAATATCTCTCTTTCTTGAAAAAATCAATACAATCCTCAAAGGCAAGGGATATTTTTGTAATTATAAGCAGTAAAATAATTATTTTTTTCATCATATCCTGAAATCAATGATAAATGCTGTTCCTTTTCCTTTTTCTGATTCCATACTTATCGCTCCATTATGGCTAAAAACAATTTTATAAACCATAGGTAATCCTAAACCTGTGCCCTTTTGTTTCGTTGTAAAGAAAGGTTTAAAAATCTTATCCTTATTTTCTGGTTCTATTCCCTCGCCATTATCTTCGATTATTAACCTTGCTATATCTTTATCCTTTAGTTTTATATATTCGGTTTTTATTCTTATAAATTTATCACCTTTTTTATCTTTCAGGGCATCGATACTGTTCAAAATCAGATTGAAAATCATCTGTTTTATTAGATTTTTATCAAATTCAAATTCGGGCATATCTGGATCTGTTTCAATGATAAGCCTGATCCCTTCATCATCCATATCGGGTTTTAGAAGCATAACAGAATTCTTTATTTCTTCATTTATATCTCCTTTTTGAAATTTAGGTTCTATAAGTTTTGAAAAATTCAAAAAGGATACAGTCATTTTATTGAGTCTATTAACTTCATCTTTTATTATCCCTGAAAATTCTTTAACCAGTTCATTGTCTATATTCTGCCTTAAGTAGTTTGCTGCATTTCCGATTGCATAAAGAGCATTCTTTATCTCATGGGCTATTTTTGCACTCATTTCTCCCATTGTTGCCATACAGTTTAAAGTTTCTCTTTCTCTATGGGCCTCATCTAATTTTCTTAAATATTCTTTCAGAGAAGCTACCATCATATAAAAGGAGTAATTTAACTGTCTTATTTCGTCTCCAGAAAGCTGTTTAAACTTTTCACAGGAAGAACATTCCTTTAAAGCAGTATCTCCTATATTAAGAAGGATCTCTCCCCCTTTTTCAGAAGTGAGCCAGCATTCTGATGTTAATGATTTGATACAATCTTTATCATTTTGGGGCACAGGCTCCACATCCAACTTAGAACTATCTATGTATGAACCTGTAATTTCTGTAATCTTATTTTTCAGATCTATTAAAGGTTTAACCATATGTCCTGAAATAAGAAACACTCCTAAAAATGATGCAATAATTACCATAGATGCTATAGCAAAGGTTTGAACTAAAATCTTAAATATCTCTCTATCTATTGATTCTTTGAGGGTTTTCAGGTCATGTCTTGTAATTACATACCCTATCGTATCAGAGTCAATTTTTACCGGATAATAGAATGAGATAATATTTTTATCTTTTTTGATATAAGGTTTATCGGGAATCTTTTTTAAAAAATCTTTTTCTGTTTTGCCTAAATTAGATAAATCTATATCTCCAATAATTCTTCCTCCTGTATCAAATACTTTCACAAAAAATACAGAAGGTAAATTGTCTATCTTTCTGGTCATTTCATCTATTTTTTCAAGATTTTTCAGGACAAAACTGTCTTTATAACTTTCAATTATATTTTTTATGTTTTCGATGATATTTTGATTTTTTTCTTTAAGTAGTTTCTGTTCAAAGCTATAAGCAGTATAAAAAATAGCTCCAACAAGAACAAGAAGTATATAAAATGAAGTGGCCAGAGCAACTTTCCATCGTATAGATAAATTTCTAAAAGGATTTATTCTCATAATCTACTGTATTAATGGATATTGGGATAGTATATCATTATAGTCCTTTACTATCCGAAACATCTCAGGTTTTGGTTTTTCAAAACCATCAATCCCTATTTTCTTAAGAAGTTCTTGATCTTTTAGGGAAAACAATGCTGTTCTTATCTGTTTTTGTAGTTTTTGTGGTAAAGATTCATTTATCACAACTATATATCTTGGAACATATGGAGAGCGAGCAATAATTTTAATTCCATGATCTAAAAATCCAAAAGCACTTTCTTCCTTAACCCCTGCCGCATCTGCAAGACCGGATAATACTGATAGTATTGCAGCTCTATCACTTCCAGAACTCCACATATCAGATATATCCGTGTATTTAATGCCATTTTTACTGAGAACATAAAGGGGCATTATACAATTACTGGCACATATACTACTGCCAAGGGTTATCTTTTTACCCTTAAGGTCATTAACAGAATTTATTTCTCCGTCCTTCCTGACAACAATAACTCCAGCTTCTAAAACATGACCTCGAATTTTTATAACTGCTGAAGCATCAACCTTATGTTTTTCCAATATTTTGTAATAAACAACTGGACAGACTATAGATATATCAACAAAATGTTCATCATAATACCTTAGTAAATTTTCATATCTACCAAATATTTTAAGCTCTATTTTTTTGTTTAATCTTTTCTCCAAATACTGAGATAGATTCTTAAATCTTTTATATTCTTCAACAGGGTTACCAGAAGAAAGAACGGCCAGAAGTAGCCGTTCAGAAGCTAAGGAGGAAAAAACCATAAAGAAAAATAATAAGAAAACTGTAGCAAATCTCATTTTTGCTTACCATATTTCTTTTTTACAGGTTCAAAATCATTAACTACAGCCGGAACAAGACGATATCCTTCTTCCTGTAGTGCTGCCAGTTTTGCAACCCCTGCTGGTGTGAGTATCACAAAGGAAGGGAAATCTTCTTTATCAAAACCGAAAGCCTTTGCAGCGTTATAACAGATGTAGAACTTAACACCATAGGAACCATGAAAGTTTTTAATCCTCTCAACTATTTTTTTGAAATATTTTTCATTCTGTTTGGCGAAAACAGGGATTTCTGCACCATGACTGACAACAACTATCTCAATCTCTTCCAATGGCGCATACTGGTTATATGCTTTTATATGGTTACTGATAAAATTTAAGGCCTTATCCACATCTTCAGGTTTGGATAGATTCCAGTCATATACAACCTTTATTGAAGGATATGTGCTGTCAGACACTTCCAGATTTGCACCCTTTTCTGCTGCAAATACCATTGAAACAAAAACCATAAAAGCAATTAATACTCTCATTTCAAACCCTCCTTACTGGAAAACCATGTATGCATATCCTTTGTTTTGCCAGTTAACAAGACCAACAAGTGCGGAATAAACAGGTTTCACAAATGAATAGATATTATCCTCAGATATTCCTCTTGCTTTCATCCCTGCCTTACACATCTCAAATCTTACCCCGTAAAATTTCACCAGATTTTCCAATCTTTCTTTTAACTCCTTCTGTTTTTTCTTAAGCTGAATATCATCCTTATAAGGTGATTTATCTAAATTTTTTATGAAAAATTTATACCCATCTCCATGCACCACTACCACGACTTTTAACTCCTTAAGGTTGTCCCTGTAATACTGGATATTGTTTGCAAGACCATTTATCAGATAGTTTTCAAAGATATGTAGATCACCTGAACGAAAGTCAATAACTACTTTTGCTACCTCATCTTCTCCACGGGATAAAGAAGTAATAAAAAGAAAAATCAACAAAATAAACTTTTTCATAGCATCCTCCTTGAAATTGGATTATATTTAATATAAAAGATATATTTACATATTGTAGTGTCAATTTTTATAATAATTATAAAAACTATTAAGGAGCAGACCATGGGTTACAGAGTTTTATTAATTGATGATGAAAAAAGTATCCTTAAGGTAATTAAAAAGTTCCTTGAAGACCAGAATTTTCAGGTAACAACTGCTGAAAACAAAAAAGAGGCTTTAAAACAGATTACAGCAAAGAGATTTGATATTATCTTGAGCGATTACAGACTCCCAGATGGAACAGGAATGGAAATTCTTCAGTATTTTAGGGAAAGGGACAAAGAAACTCCCTTTGTTATGATAACCGCCTATGGCTCAATAGATGGTGCCGTTGAAGCTATGAGAAAAGGAGCATCCCATTACGTATCAAAGCCTATTGATGCAGAGAATCTCCTTAAGATTATTCATTTTCTTATTGAAAAAAATGAAAAAAATGGTTTTGAGAATATGGAAGAGTTTGCAGGAATAATAGGAAAATCTCCACTAATGAGAGAACTTTTTAAAGAGATAGATATTGTAAGTAAAAGCGAATCAACAGTGCTAATAGAAGGAGAAAGCGGAACAGGAAAAGAACTTGTAGCAAAGGCAATACATAAACTATCCTCCAGAAAGGACAAACCATTTGTTGCCCTGAACTGTTCTGCAATTCCGGTGGAACTTTTTGAAAATGAACTGTTTGGTCATGAAAAAGGAGCTTATACCGGTGCAACAGGTAATGCAAAAGGAAAAATAGAACTGGCTGCAGATGGAACATTATTTTTAGATGAAGTTGGAGAGTTAGATACCATATCACAGGCTAAGCTTTTGAGGGTTTTGCAGGAAAAAGAATTTTACAGACTTGGAGGAACAAATACTGTTCCTGTAAGATGTAGAGTTATTGCAGCTACTAACAGAGACCTTGAAAAAATGGTCTCTGAAGGAAAATTTAGAGAGGATTTATTTTACAGAATTAATGTGGTTCATCTAAAAGTCCCTCCCCTCAGAGAAAGGAAAGAGGACATTCCATTGCTGGCAAAACATTTTCTAAAAAAATACAGCCAGATAAACAGGAAAAATATTGTTGATATTGATAAAGATGCAATGGAAGTCCTTATGAATTATGAATGGAAAGGCAATGTCAGGGAGCTTGAAAATGCCATAGAAAGAGCAGTTGTGATGTGTCAGTATGATGTAATTACCACAGAACATCTTCCTCCGAGAATAACTAAAAATAAAGCAAACAGTTCAACTCCAGAAATATCCGGAGAACTAAATCTCTTTGAACTTGAAAAAAGGGTGATACTAAAAGTTCTTGAAGAAACAAACTGGAATCAGACAAAAGCAGCACAAAAACTGGGGATATCAAGAAAACAACTTAGAACAAAGATGAAAAATTTCGGTCTGCTCCAGGCCTGATTGTCCCATTTGGGACAGTCCCTTTTTTATAAATTGTTCCGTTTGGGACAGAAATCTATCAGTCTATGATCCATATATAAAAATCTCTTTAAATATCAATAACTTATCTGTCAAATCATTTTTGGCACATCTGTTGCTATTTAAAAAACGAAAAAGAGGAGGTTGTGCAGATGAAGTATCTATACCTGCTTTTATCAGGTATCCTGATGATATCTGTCTTTTCTACAAATTCAAAAGCCGGACAGATTCAGTTTGAGCATCCTGATGCAAAAGAAATCATGCTCAAAGATATTCCGCCGGGACCAAGGCATTATGCAATTCCGTCTAACTGCAAACTGGACAATCCAGAATTTATTAAAAAGATGGCACCTATCGGCAAAAAGCTATTTAACAACAAAAAAGCTGCAAACTGTGTTGCATGCCACTGTGCTCCCGGTTCTGTAGGTTGTGGGAATATAGGACCAAATCTTGCCCATTACAAAAACACCCTTATGAAAGCACCTTATCTGGGAGGTCAGAAAAAGACAATTTCATGGCTTTACCAGAGAATTGCAGATTACAGGGTTCAGATTCCACCTAAGTATAAAAAAGAACCTTATTTCAACATAATGACAGTTAATCTCACAACTGGAAAGCTTACATACGACGATGTATGTGCCCTAACTGCATTTCTTCTCTCTCTGGAGTAAAAGATGAGAAAAGTGGTTCTTCTATTTTTCTTAATGGCAGGAATTTCTTACGCAGATATTAAGTGGCTATCTCTGGAAGATGGATTTTCCAGAGCTCAAAAAGAAAAAAAGATAGTTCTGATTTATATCTACTCCCCAAAATGCCATTACTGTAAAAAAATGGAAGCAACCACATTTAAATCCCCACAGGTACAGGAAATAGTAAATAAATATTTCATTCCTGTAAAAGTCCGTAAATGTAGTGAAGATGGGGCATTTGTAAAAGAAGAATACGGATATCTGGGAACACCTACATTCCATTTTGTTAAACCTGACGGCACAAAAATAAAGAGTCTTTTTGGAGCGTGGAGTAAAGAAGAGTTTCTGAAAATACTCAGATATTTCTACGCCGGAGCATACAAACAAAAATCCATGAATGAATTTTTTACAGAAGAAAAATAAAGGAGGTCAAAGATGAAAAGGAGAGATTTTCTTAAAGTAGCCGCTGCCACAGGAGCAGTGATGCTGGTAAGTCCTTCGGTGATGGTAGATAGCTTTCAGGCCAGAGCTGAGCTGAGGAAAAGAAGTTTTGAGGAAGCTTTAAAGGAAATCACAAAAGGTAAAACACCTGTAGAATCCAAAGAAGTAAAGCTCATAGCACCATCAATTGCAGAAAATGGTGCAGTAGTTCCAATTAAAGTTGAGGTGGCAAAACCAATAGAAGATGTAAAGGCAATTCATATCTTCGCAGACAAGAACCATGACCCCTGGTCGTGTAGCATCCATTTTACGCCGCAAAATGGAAGACCTTATTTTGCAACAAGGATAAGACTGGCTAAGACAATGAATGTTTATGCCGTTGCCGAGCTTAAAGATGGCTCATTTATCATGGCCAAAAAGCCAATCAAAGTAACAATCGGTGGATGTGGATAAAAAATGAAAGGAGGAAATAAAAATGGGTAGAACAGCATTAATCAAAGTAAAACCAAGAAGATATAAAAAAGGAGACATAATCAGGATAGATTCGGTGATTATGCATCCTATGCACACAGGTTTAGTAAAAGATAAGAAAACAGGGAAAATCATCCCTGCCCACTATATAAACAAGGTAGAAGTTTATTACGGAAATGACCTTGTTACAACAATTGATGTTAATGCCTCTGTAAGTGCGAATCCATACTTTTCCTTTTATCTAAAGGCAGATAAAGCAGCTCCATTAAAAATGGTATGGAAGGACAATAAAGGAGAAGTTACAGAGAAGACTATTCAGATTAAACCACAATAGGAGGTTTAAAGATGAAACTCAAATATATTGGTATGCTTGGCTTATGTATAGGTCTTACCTCTGGTGTTATCGCAGAGGAGGCAGGTCAGGCAATATCTGAGGAAGACTGGAAGTTGTATCAGGAAGGAATCAATCCGGGAGAAGTTTTTGCAGAAGAGGTTGGAGGGAGTCTGTTTGAAAAACCAATGGGTCCTAAAAATATATCCTGTGCCTCATGCCATACGAAAAATGGTGCAGTTGAAGACCGAGTAGCAACGGCAGCGGCTTATTATCCTAAATATGATAAAGATGCAGGAATGATAATCAATCTGGAGCAGAGAATACAGATATGCCAGAGCAAACATATGGATATGAAACCTTTCTCCCTAAAAAGTAAAGAAAATACAGCCCTTACAACATATCTCTACTATCTGGCACAGGGAACAAAAATTAATGTTGATACAAAATCTCCTATAGCAAAGGAATACCTGAAATACGGCAGATACATATTTACTTTGAAAAGAGGTGTAAGAAATCTATCCTGTCAGGTATGCCATGAATTTGCAGCAGGAAAAGTTCTTAGAATGCAACATCTAAAACCCCTTGGATTTGAATATAACGGAATAAAAGGAACCACTGCCGCAGACCACTGGCCTGCTTTCAGAATGACCAAAAACAAAGTTCAGACACTTCAACAGAGATTTCAGGGATGTCAGAAACAGGGAGGTCAGAAAAAACTGCCCCTTGGTTCAAAAGAGATGGTTGCCCTTGAACTATACGTAAAATCACTTTCCAACGGAGCAGAACTTAAAACTCCTGGGTTAAGGAGATAGGGAGGCAAAGATGAATTTAACAAGAAGGGATTTTCTTGAGCTTGCGGCAATAGCCGGTTTATCGCTGGCAAGTGGTAATGCCCTTGCACAATTAAGCAAACTTTCACCTGAAAAATTAATGGAATTTAAACCTGTAGGTAATGTAACACTGCTGCATATATGCGACATGCATGCCCATCTCAAGCCATTATACTGGAGAGAACCATCAACCCTTTTATCTCATCCATCCCTTGTAGGAAATCCCGGATTTTTATGCGGTGAGGCTTATTTGAAATATTACGGTATAAAGCCAGGAACACTAAGAGCTTACTTTGATACCTATATTGATTTTCCTGAACTTGCCCATAAATACGGGAAAATGGGTGGTGTTGCTTATATGGCAACCCTTGTAAAACAGATAATTGCAGAAAGAGGCAAAGATAAAGTTCTGTTTATGGATTCAGGGGATACATGGCAGGGCACAGCTGTTGCACTGTTTACAAAGGCAAAGGCAATAGTAGATGTCCAGAATGCTCTCGGAATAGATGTTATGGTGGGACACTGGGAGTTCACATACGGCAAAGAAAGGGTTCAGGAATTGGTTGAGAACCACCTTAAAGCTGATTTTATAGCCCAGAATATTTCTGACCAGATGTGGGAAGAATTAGTATTTTCTCCTTATGTAATAAAAGAGGTTGGCGGTGTAAAAATAGGAATTATAGGAAATGCATTCCCATACACACCGATTGCAAATCCTAAACAGTTTACAGAAGGCTGGAGTTTTGGTATTCAGCCTGAAAGACTCCAGCAGTTTGTAGATGAGCTTAGAAACCAGAAAAAAGTTGACCTTGTTGTTTTACTTTCCCATGATGGTTTCGCATTAGACCAGGCATTAGCAAAAATGGTAAAAGGAATAGACATAATATTCAGTGGCCATACCCATGACCCATCTCCAAAACCGATTTTTGTCAATAACACTATGATTGTTATTGCTGGGTCACACGGTAAATATTTAGGCAGATTAGACCTTGATGTAAAAAA carries:
- the soxB gene encoding thiosulfohydrolase SoxB; this translates as MNLTRRDFLELAAIAGLSLASGNALAQLSKLSPEKLMEFKPVGNVTLLHICDMHAHLKPLYWREPSTLLSHPSLVGNPGFLCGEAYLKYYGIKPGTLRAYFDTYIDFPELAHKYGKMGGVAYMATLVKQIIAERGKDKVLFMDSGDTWQGTAVALFTKAKAIVDVQNALGIDVMVGHWEFTYGKERVQELVENHLKADFIAQNISDQMWEELVFSPYVIKEVGGVKIGIIGNAFPYTPIANPKQFTEGWSFGIQPERLQQFVDELRNQKKVDLVVLLSHDGFALDQALAKMVKGIDIIFSGHTHDPSPKPIFVNNTMIVIAGSHGKYLGRLDLDVKNGKIRKWNYKLIPIASNFIKPDPDMQKLVESIYKPYEKKLSQKLAKTEQILYKRDTFYSTFDRVISEAIKEETDAEIVFTPGYRWGTTILPGEDITVDNVYEMTAITYPDVYTFEMTGEKLKMILEDVADNVFNKNPLYQQGGDMSRLLGVEYEIKLGAPAGKRLRNIKVNGKDLDPKRSYVISAWGGNLYKAGTKVRPEHRPVYDIVIDYLKRHKTVNPPLQSNVKVLDVKCGCPRKGGICT